A region of Streptomyces paludis DNA encodes the following proteins:
- a CDS encoding helix-turn-helix domain-containing protein produces the protein MADTLGASGDDAAERGAVAVSVNANAIFAMRRVGEELQRLRSQAGLQQEAVGQVLGVSRYTVGKIERGRAFPTDEQLPKLLKLLKVTPEERAGIVATIEQGRSYGRTWYEQPEVQALFSGDSYRYLSLEDAAERVSMHSGTYVPGLFQTREYIEAIVAFGQRHESTEHRETFVKARLKRQEVLTRRNPLAVDALMLESALRAVVGGPEVMRAQLRHLVACAGRPNVTLRVIPFSAGAPSVAAAMFTIVDFPGADNRSVLLQERVTGETLQDDPAEVRRARRRFADSTSYALDEEATIRCIEEIEKELL, from the coding sequence ATGGCCGATACTCTGGGCGCGTCAGGAGACGACGCCGCCGAAAGGGGAGCCGTGGCTGTCAGTGTCAACGCGAACGCGATCTTCGCGATGCGTCGGGTAGGGGAGGAACTCCAGCGCCTGCGCAGCCAAGCCGGCCTCCAACAGGAGGCGGTCGGGCAGGTGTTGGGCGTCTCGCGCTACACGGTGGGCAAGATCGAGCGGGGCCGGGCGTTCCCGACGGATGAGCAGCTCCCGAAGCTGCTCAAGCTCTTGAAGGTCACGCCCGAGGAGCGCGCGGGCATCGTCGCGACGATTGAGCAGGGCCGGTCGTACGGGCGGACGTGGTACGAACAGCCTGAGGTGCAGGCGCTGTTCAGCGGCGACTCGTATCGGTACCTGTCGCTGGAGGACGCGGCGGAGCGCGTGTCGATGCATTCGGGGACGTATGTGCCGGGGCTGTTTCAGACCCGTGAGTACATCGAAGCGATCGTGGCGTTCGGGCAGCGGCACGAGAGCACGGAGCATCGTGAGACCTTCGTCAAAGCCCGGCTGAAGCGGCAGGAAGTGCTCACGCGCAGGAATCCTCTTGCGGTGGACGCCCTCATGTTGGAGTCTGCGCTCAGAGCGGTTGTGGGTGGACCGGAGGTGATGCGTGCGCAGCTACGACACTTGGTGGCGTGTGCCGGGCGGCCGAATGTCACATTGCGCGTGATCCCGTTCTCGGCGGGTGCTCCGAGTGTTGCCGCCGCGATGTTCACCATCGTTGACTTCCCGGGCGCCGACAATCGCAGTGTCCTTCTACAGGAGCGGGTAACCGGCGAGACCCTCCAGGACGATCCGGCAGAGGTGCGGCGGGCCCGCCGGAGGTTCGCTGACTCAACGTCCTACGCGTTGGATGAGGAGGCAACCATTCGATGCATCGAAGAGATCGAGAAGGAACTCCTGTGA
- a CDS encoding DUF397 domain-containing protein, whose product MSNPKDDLYAAPLDGEWEKSSFSAMNGDNCVQIMPIAGGVAFGDSKRRDLDGALRFTDGEMLAHILAVKAGQYDHLIPDGTEL is encoded by the coding sequence GTGAGCAACCCGAAAGACGACCTCTACGCCGCGCCGCTGGACGGCGAGTGGGAGAAGTCTTCGTTCAGCGCCATGAACGGCGACAACTGTGTCCAGATCATGCCGATAGCCGGGGGTGTTGCCTTCGGTGACAGCAAGCGCCGGGATCTGGATGGTGCGTTGCGCTTTACGGACGGGGAGATGCTGGCGCACATCCTGGCGGTCAAGGCGGGTCAGTACGACCACTTGATCCCGGACGGGACGGAACTTTGA
- a CDS encoding DUF397 domain-containing protein yields MSDPKDDLYAAPLDGEWEKSSFSNGSGDACVQIMPIAGGVAFGDSKRRDLDGALRFTNREMLAHILAVKAGQYDHLIPDGTEL; encoded by the coding sequence ATGAGTGATCCGAAAGACGACCTCTACGCCGCGCCGCTTGACGGTGAGTGGGAGAAGTCCTCGTTCAGCAACGGCTCCGGGGATGCCTGCGTCCAGATCATGCCGATAGCCGGGGGCGTTGCCTTCGGTGACAGCAAGCGCCGTGACTTGGATGGCGCGTTGCGCTTCACGAACAGGGAGATGCTGGCGCACATCCTGGCGGTCAAGGCGGGCCAGTACGACCACCTGATCCCGGACGGGACGGAACTCTGA
- a CDS encoding phospho-sugar mutase, translating to MRQNERQEQDVTTTETAATARRDLLARAAAWQAEDPDDGTRAELGALIETAEAGDPDALADLADRFSGTLQFGTAGLRGELGAGPMRMNRAVVIRAAAGLAAYLKAKGEGAGLVVIGYDARYKSADFARDTAAVMTGAGLRAAVLPRPLPTPVLAFAIRHLGAVAGVEVTASHNPPRDNGYKVYLGDGSQIVPPADAEIAAEIAAVEALSAVPRPESGWETLNDDVLTAYLARTDAVLAPGSARTARIVHTALHGVGTETLLAAFARAGFPAPVPVPEQSEPDPAFPTVAFPNPEEPGAMDLAFATARRVNPDLIIANDPDADRCAVAVPAPGTDTGWRMLTGDEVGALLAAHLVARGATGVLAESIVSSSLLSRIAATAGLPYEETLTGFKWIARVEGLRYGYEEALGYCVDPEGVRDKDGITAALLVAELASELKESARTLTDLLDDLAVTHGLHATSQLSVRVQDLSLIAAAMHRLREHPPKQLAGVQVTSTEDLTQGTATLPPTDGLRYHLDGAYQARVIVRPSGTEPKLKCYLEAVVPVANATELASARERGEAVLTALKRDVAEAAGI from the coding sequence ATGCGGCAGAACGAGCGGCAGGAGCAGGACGTGACGACGACGGAGACCGCGGCGACCGCGCGACGGGACCTCCTCGCACGGGCCGCCGCCTGGCAGGCCGAGGACCCGGACGACGGAACCCGCGCCGAACTGGGCGCGCTGATCGAGACGGCGGAGGCCGGCGACCCCGACGCCCTCGCCGACCTCGCGGACCGGTTCTCCGGCACGCTCCAGTTCGGTACGGCGGGCCTGCGCGGCGAGCTGGGCGCCGGGCCGATGCGGATGAACCGCGCCGTCGTCATCCGCGCCGCCGCCGGGCTGGCCGCGTACCTGAAGGCCAAGGGCGAGGGCGCCGGGCTGGTCGTCATCGGCTACGACGCCCGCTACAAGTCGGCGGACTTCGCGCGCGACACCGCCGCCGTGATGACCGGCGCCGGACTGCGCGCCGCCGTACTCCCGCGCCCGCTGCCGACACCCGTGCTGGCCTTCGCCATACGCCACCTCGGCGCGGTGGCCGGCGTGGAGGTCACCGCGAGCCACAACCCGCCCCGGGACAACGGCTACAAGGTCTATCTGGGCGACGGCTCGCAGATCGTGCCGCCGGCGGACGCGGAGATCGCGGCGGAGATCGCGGCGGTGGAGGCACTGTCGGCTGTGCCGCGCCCCGAGTCCGGCTGGGAGACCCTCAACGACGACGTCCTGACGGCCTACCTGGCCCGTACCGACGCGGTACTGGCGCCCGGCTCGGCGCGTACGGCCAGGATCGTGCACACCGCGCTGCACGGCGTCGGTACGGAAACGCTCCTCGCGGCGTTCGCCCGCGCCGGCTTCCCCGCGCCCGTACCCGTACCGGAGCAGTCGGAGCCCGATCCCGCGTTCCCGACCGTGGCCTTCCCCAACCCCGAGGAACCGGGTGCGATGGACCTGGCCTTCGCGACCGCGCGCCGCGTGAACCCCGACCTGATCATCGCCAACGACCCCGACGCGGACCGCTGCGCGGTCGCCGTACCCGCCCCCGGAACGGACACCGGCTGGCGCATGCTGACGGGCGACGAGGTGGGCGCGCTCCTGGCCGCGCACCTGGTCGCGCGCGGCGCGACGGGCGTACTGGCCGAGTCGATCGTCTCCTCCTCCCTCCTCAGCCGCATCGCGGCAACGGCCGGCCTCCCGTACGAGGAGACCCTCACCGGCTTCAAGTGGATCGCCAGGGTCGAGGGCCTGCGCTACGGCTACGAGGAGGCCCTCGGCTACTGCGTAGACCCCGAAGGCGTCCGCGACAAGGACGGCATCACGGCGGCGCTCCTGGTGGCCGAACTGGCCTCAGAGCTGAAGGAATCGGCCCGCACCCTGACCGACCTCCTGGACGACCTGGCCGTAACCCACGGCCTCCACGCCACGTCCCAACTCTCCGTCCGCGTCCAGGACCTCTCCCTGATCGCAGCCGCGATGCACCGCCTACGCGAACACCCGCCGAAGCAACTGGCCGGCGTCCAGGTCACCTCCACCGAGGACCTCACCCAGGGCACGGCCACCCTCCCCCCCACGGACGGCCTCCGCTACCACCTCGACGGCGCTTACCAGGCCCGAGTCATCGTCCGCCCCAGCGGCACGGAACCGAAGTTGAAGTGCTACTTGGAGGCGGTGGTGCCGGTGGCAAACGCGACGGAGCTGGCGTCGGCGCGCGAGCGAGGCGAGGCCGTCCTGACGGCGCTGAAGCGAGACGTGGCGGAGGCGGCGGGCATCTGA
- a CDS encoding purine-nucleoside phosphorylase: MNASVIQANADGPADPLAAAEAAAARLRELTGAETHDVALVMGSGWGPAGDALGEPEADFPVTDLPGFPPPAVAGHGGRIRSYKIAEKRALVFLGRTHFYEGRGVAAVAHGVRTAVAAGCKTIVLTNGCGGLREGMRPGQPVLISDHINLTAVSPIVGANFVDLTDLYSPRLRALCKEIDPDLEEGVYVQFTGPHYETPAEINMVRAMGGDLVGMSTVLEAIAAREAGAEVLGLSLVTNLAAGISGEPLNHEEVLQAGRDSATQMGSLLARVLERI; encoded by the coding sequence GTGAACGCATCAGTTATCCAGGCCAACGCCGACGGACCCGCCGACCCCCTCGCCGCCGCCGAGGCCGCCGCAGCGCGGCTCCGCGAGCTGACCGGCGCCGAGACCCATGACGTCGCTCTTGTGATGGGCTCGGGCTGGGGACCGGCCGGTGACGCCCTCGGCGAGCCCGAGGCCGACTTCCCGGTGACCGACCTGCCGGGCTTCCCGCCCCCGGCCGTGGCCGGCCACGGCGGCAGAATCCGCTCGTACAAGATCGCCGAGAAGCGCGCGCTGGTCTTCCTCGGCCGTACGCACTTCTACGAGGGCCGGGGCGTCGCGGCCGTCGCGCACGGCGTCCGTACCGCCGTAGCGGCCGGCTGCAAGACCATCGTCCTGACGAACGGCTGCGGCGGCCTGCGCGAGGGCATGCGCCCCGGGCAGCCCGTGCTGATCAGCGACCACATCAACCTGACGGCGGTCTCGCCCATCGTCGGCGCGAACTTCGTGGACCTGACGGACCTCTACTCGCCGAGGCTCCGGGCGCTGTGCAAGGAGATCGACCCGGATCTCGAAGAGGGCGTGTACGTCCAGTTCACCGGCCCGCACTACGAGACGCCCGCCGAGATCAACATGGTCCGCGCGATGGGCGGCGACCTGGTCGGCATGTCCACGGTCCTGGAGGCCATCGCGGCCCGCGAGGCGGGCGCCGAGGTGCTCGGCCTCTCGCTGGTGACGAACCTGGCGGCGGGCATCTCCGGCGAGCCCCTCAACCATGAGGAGGTCCTTCAGGCGGGCCGCGACTCGGCGACCCAGATGGGGTCGCTGCTGGCACGGGTGCTGGAACGTATCTGA
- a CDS encoding gamma-glutamylcyclotransferase produces MSLYAAYAGNLDARLMSRRAPHSPLRGTGWLNGWRLTFGGEQMGWEGALVTIVEAPRSQVFVALYDIAPMDEDSMDRWEGVGLDIYRRMRVRVHTLDGEEPTWLYVLNGYEGGLPSARYLGELADAAESAGAPHDYVMELRKRPC; encoded by the coding sequence ATGTCGCTCTACGCCGCGTACGCCGGCAACCTCGACGCGCGGCTGATGTCCCGCCGCGCCCCGCACTCACCGCTGCGCGGGACCGGCTGGCTCAACGGCTGGCGGCTCACCTTCGGTGGCGAGCAGATGGGCTGGGAGGGAGCGCTGGTCACGATCGTGGAGGCGCCGCGCTCCCAGGTCTTCGTCGCGCTGTACGACATCGCCCCCATGGACGAGGACTCCATGGACCGCTGGGAGGGTGTCGGGCTCGACATCTACCGCCGGATGCGGGTACGGGTGCACACGCTGGACGGCGAGGAGCCGACCTGGCTGTACGTCCTGAACGGGTACGAGGGCGGGCTGCCCTCGGCCCGGTATCTGGGCGAGCTGGCGGACGCGGCGGAGTCGGCGGGGGCACCGCACGACTACGTGATGGAGCTGCGCAAGCGCCCCTGCTGA
- a CDS encoding NAD(P)H-quinone dehydrogenase — protein sequence MTRIVIIGGGPGGYEAALVGAQLGAEVTVVDCDGLGGASVLTDCVPSKTLIATAEVMTTFDSSYEELGIIVADDREPAEKAARVVGVDLGKVNRRVKRLALAQSHDITASVTRAGARVMRGRGRLDGRQAVDGSRQVIVTAADGSEESLTADAVLIATGAHPREIADARPDGERILNWTQVYDLDELPEELIVVGSGVTGAEFAGAYQALGSRVTLVSSRDRVLPGEDPDAAAVLEDVFRRRGMNVMSRSRAEAVKRVDDRVEVTLADGRTISGTHCLMAVGAIPNTAGMGLEEAGVLVKDSGHIKTDRVSRTSAPGVYAAGDVTGIFALASVAAMQGRIAMYHFLGDAVAPLNLKTVSSNVFTDPEIATVGYSQSDIDDGRIDARVVKLPLLRNPRAKMQGIRDGFVKIFARPGTGIVVGGVVVAPRASELIHPISLAVDNNLTVEQIANAFTVYPSLSGSIAEVARQLHTRKSGEEI from the coding sequence GTGACCCGGATCGTGATCATCGGCGGCGGACCCGGCGGCTACGAGGCGGCCCTGGTGGGCGCCCAGCTCGGTGCGGAGGTGACCGTCGTCGACTGCGACGGGCTCGGTGGCGCCTCGGTGCTCACCGACTGCGTACCGTCGAAGACGCTCATCGCGACGGCCGAGGTGATGACCACCTTCGACTCCTCCTACGAGGAGCTGGGGATCATCGTCGCGGACGACCGGGAGCCCGCCGAGAAGGCGGCCCGCGTCGTCGGCGTCGACCTCGGCAAGGTCAACCGCAGGGTCAAGCGCCTCGCGCTCGCCCAGTCCCACGACATCACCGCCTCCGTCACCCGGGCCGGCGCCCGGGTCATGCGCGGCCGGGGGCGGCTCGACGGGCGGCAGGCCGTGGACGGCTCGCGCCAGGTGATCGTGACCGCCGCCGACGGCAGCGAGGAGTCCCTCACCGCCGACGCCGTCCTGATCGCCACCGGCGCCCACCCGCGCGAGATCGCGGACGCGCGCCCGGACGGCGAGCGCATCCTGAACTGGACGCAGGTGTACGACCTCGACGAGCTGCCCGAAGAGCTGATCGTGGTCGGCTCCGGCGTCACCGGCGCCGAGTTCGCCGGCGCGTACCAGGCGCTGGGCTCCCGGGTCACGCTCGTCTCGTCCCGCGACCGCGTGCTGCCCGGCGAGGACCCGGACGCCGCCGCCGTCCTGGAGGACGTCTTCCGGCGGCGCGGCATGAACGTGATGTCCCGCTCGCGCGCCGAGGCCGTGAAGCGCGTGGACGACCGGGTCGAGGTCACCCTCGCCGACGGCCGTACGATCTCCGGCACGCACTGCCTGATGGCCGTCGGCGCGATCCCCAACACGGCGGGCATGGGCCTGGAGGAGGCCGGCGTCCTCGTCAAGGACTCGGGCCACATCAAGACCGACCGGGTCTCCCGTACCTCCGCGCCCGGCGTGTACGCGGCGGGCGATGTCACCGGGATCTTCGCCCTCGCCTCCGTCGCCGCCATGCAGGGCCGGATCGCGATGTACCACTTCCTGGGCGACGCGGTCGCGCCGCTCAACCTCAAGACCGTCTCGTCGAACGTCTTCACCGACCCCGAGATCGCCACCGTCGGCTACAGCCAGTCCGACATCGACGACGGCCGGATCGACGCCCGCGTCGTGAAGCTGCCGCTGCTGCGCAACCCGCGCGCCAAGATGCAGGGCATCCGCGACGGCTTCGTCAAGATCTTCGCTCGTCCGGGTACGGGCATCGTCGTCGGCGGCGTTGTCGTCGCCCCCCGCGCGAGTGAACTGATCCACCCGATCTCGCTCGCCGTCGACAACAATCTGACGGTCGAGCAGATCGCGAACGCCTTCACGGTGTACCCGTCGCTTTCGGGTTCGATCGCCGAGGTGGCACGGCAGTTGCACACGCGGAAGTCGGGCGAGGAGATCTGA